One window of Betaproteobacteria bacterium genomic DNA carries:
- a CDS encoding FKBP-type peptidyl-prolyl cis-trans isomerase, whose product MKELQRIDVVIGTGAESGPGTVTVHYTGWLHDPAQSDGHGRKFDSSVDRGSPFEFRLGAGQVIRGWDEGVAGMRVGGKRTLVIPPEMGYGARGAGGVIPPNATLVFDVELLGVR is encoded by the coding sequence ATGAAGGAACTGCAAAGGATTGACGTGGTGATCGGAACCGGCGCCGAGTCGGGACCCGGGACGGTGACGGTGCACTACACGGGGTGGTTGCATGACCCGGCGCAGTCCGACGGCCATGGCAGGAAGTTCGACAGTTCCGTCGATCGCGGCTCTCCCTTCGAATTCCGTCTCGGGGCCGGGCAGGTGATCCGGGGCTGGGACGAGGGCGTGGCCGGCATGAGGGTGGGCGGAAAGCGTACGCTCGTGATCCCGCCGGAGATGGGTTACGGCGCGCGCGGCGCAGGCGGTGTCATCCCGCCGAATGCCACGCTTGT
- a CDS encoding nuclear transport factor 2 family protein, with protein MSREALAALKAYWESFTRERVARLETVYAPLAYFRDPFNEVRGIDEIKRIFGHMVETLHEPRFTITETILEGDRAVLIWDFDFRVKAWKPEVVQRIHGLSVVRFDAEGRVAYHRDYWDAAGELYAKLPLVGSLMRYLARKMG; from the coding sequence GTGAGCCGCGAGGCGCTGGCCGCGCTGAAGGCCTACTGGGAAAGCTTCACGCGGGAGCGCGTGGCGAGGCTCGAGACGGTGTATGCGCCCTTGGCGTACTTCCGCGACCCGTTCAACGAGGTGCGCGGAATCGACGAGATCAAGCGCATCTTCGGACACATGGTCGAGACCCTCCACGAGCCGCGCTTCACGATCACGGAGACGATCCTCGAAGGCGACCGTGCCGTGCTCATCTGGGACTTCGACTTCCGCGTGAAAGCGTGGAAGCCCGAGGTCGTGCAGCGCATCCACGGGCTCTCCGTGGTCCGCTTCGATGCTGAAGGGCGGGTCGCGTACCACCGGGACTATTGGGACGCGGCAGGCGAGCTCTACGCGAAGCTGCCGCTGGTGGGGTCGCTCATGCGCTACCTCGCGCGGAAGATGGGCTAG
- a CDS encoding SDR family NAD(P)-dependent oxidoreductase produces MALNPPIRDWQDRRCWIIGASTGIGAALADKLAAKGARVALSARRAGPLEEMAFRHGKDRALALPLDITDAPALDKAAAKLAKAWGGIDLVVLMAGEYKPMRAWELDLKVARTMIEVNLMGYFNALAAVVPRLLEQGSGTIALVSSVAGYRGLPKSLVYGPTKAAVINLAETLYLDLNPKGIGVCVVNPGFVKTPMTDPNDFRMPALIEAPEAADEIVKGLEAGEFEIHFPKRFTRFLKVLQLLPYSRYFPAVRKATGL; encoded by the coding sequence ATGGCCCTGAACCCCCCGATTCGCGACTGGCAAGACAGGCGCTGCTGGATCATCGGCGCCTCCACCGGCATCGGTGCCGCGCTGGCGGACAAGCTCGCCGCGAAGGGCGCGCGCGTGGCGCTCTCCGCGCGCCGCGCCGGTCCGCTCGAGGAAATGGCCTTTCGCCACGGCAAGGACCGGGCGCTGGCGCTTCCCCTCGACATCACCGATGCCCCTGCGCTCGACAAGGCGGCCGCAAAACTCGCGAAAGCCTGGGGCGGCATCGATCTCGTCGTGCTCATGGCGGGCGAGTACAAGCCGATGCGCGCGTGGGAGCTGGACCTGAAGGTGGCCCGCACGATGATCGAAGTGAACCTCATGGGTTACTTCAATGCCCTTGCGGCCGTGGTCCCACGACTGCTCGAACAGGGCAGCGGCACGATCGCGCTCGTGTCCTCCGTCGCGGGCTATCGCGGGCTTCCGAAGAGTCTCGTCTATGGGCCCACGAAGGCGGCGGTGATCAACCTGGCCGAGACGCTGTACCTGGACCTCAACCCGAAGGGCATCGGCGTGTGCGTGGTGAACCCGGGCTTCGTGAAGACGCCCATGACCGACCCGAACGATTTCAGGATGCCCGCGCTCATCGAGGCGCCCGAGGCCGCGGACGAGATCGTGAAGGGGCTGGAGGCGGGCGAGTTCGAGATCCACTTCCCGAAGCGCTTCACGCGCTTCCTCAAGGTGCTGCAGCTGCTGCCCTACAGCCGCTATTTTCCCGCCGTGCGCAAGGCGACCGGGTTGTGA
- a CDS encoding DUF3833 domain-containing protein, with product MIRYLLALAAFLLASCASVTPQDYAAAKPALDLKEYFNGRVDAWGMVQDRSGKVIKRMTVEMTCTWNGDVGMLDERFTYADGTKETRVWTIRKTGNLYTGTAADVVGEAKGEASGNALRWNYVLDAKREDGGTIHLDMDDWMWLVDERTLINKTAFSKFGVPFGEVTIFFRKR from the coding sequence ATGATTCGATACCTCCTCGCCCTTGCGGCGTTCCTCCTTGCCTCGTGCGCCTCCGTGACGCCGCAGGACTACGCGGCCGCGAAGCCCGCGCTGGACCTGAAGGAGTACTTCAACGGCAGGGTCGATGCCTGGGGCATGGTCCAGGACCGTTCCGGAAAGGTGATCAAGCGCATGACGGTCGAGATGACCTGCACGTGGAACGGCGACGTCGGCATGCTCGACGAGCGCTTCACGTACGCCGACGGGACGAAGGAGACGCGTGTCTGGACGATCCGCAAGACCGGGAACCTCTACACGGGGACGGCGGCGGACGTGGTGGGCGAGGCGAAGGGCGAGGCATCCGGCAATGCGCTGCGATGGAACTACGTGCTCGACGCGAAGCGCGAGGACGGCGGTACCATCCACCTCGACATGGACGACTGGATGTGGCTCGTGGATGAAAGAACACTCATCAACAAGACCGCCTTCTCGAAGTTCGGCGTCCCGTTCGGCGAAGTGACGATCTTCTTCAGGAAACGCTAG